The proteins below come from a single Cannabis sativa cultivar Pink pepper isolate KNU-18-1 chromosome 3, ASM2916894v1, whole genome shotgun sequence genomic window:
- the LOC115710798 gene encoding uncharacterized protein LOC115710798 gives MTNFIVERGPKRVIKDEFTRDAFAEGGFNDWHNISDRLKSHEQSTQHIESIASWVELEKRLKMKLTIDASLEEQINQEKKHWKQVLERILAIVKRFGQNNLAFRGDREKLYEKNNGNFLQIIELLAEFDSTMQEHVRRILRGETHYHYLSHKIQNEMIQLLAAEVKSSIISRIKEAKYFSVILDCTPDASNDEQMSLVLRCVNVSESPIFVDEYFLGFIKVHDTSGLGLLNELLDALNILGLDVDNIRGQGYDNGSNMRAKNKGVQTRLLEMNPRAFYTPCACHSLNLLLSDMAHCCPKVVSFFGVVQRIYSLFSASTKRWKVFTDHVPGLTVKPLSETRWESRVDSVKAIRFQAPQIKEALDYLAESNEDAKTRSGAETLATYNIHNFEFLVSMVIWYDLLFAVNIARKILQNEDMQIDVAIKELKILLSFLQKYRETGFENALTKATEIASMMEVEPVFIEKRKVYRKKQFDESVNEGVTQLAAESFKIDYFLCIIDQAISSFKTRFEQFQNFEENFGLLFDFEKLKSADDDTLRNFCINLTNLMKHGEISDLDNDDLYQELYMLRQSLPKETKRAIDVLSYIKEVDGSYPNAWIAYRIFLTIPVTVAHAEQSFSKLTLIKSYLRSTMSQERLSGLAMLSIENDLVAKLDYANLINTFASKNARRIIFK, from the exons ATGACAAATTTTATAGTTGAAAGAGGTCCAAAAAGAGTCATTAAGGATGAGTTTACTAGGGATGCTTTCG CTGAGGGAGGTTTTAATGACTGGCATAATATTTCTGATCGATTAAAAAGTCATGAACAAAGTACACAACATATTGAGTCAATTGCTAGTTGGGTGGAATTAGAAAAACGACTGAAAATGAAGTTAACAATTGATGCAAGTTTAGAAGAACAAATTAATCAAGAGAAAAAACATTGGAAACAAGTGTTAGAGAGAATTCTGGCTATTGTAAAAAGATTTGGGCAAAATAATTTGGCATTTCGAGGAGATCGTGAAAAACTATATGAGAAAAACAATGGGAATTTCTTACAAATTATAGAATTACTTGCTGAATTTGATTCAACTATGCAAGAACATGTTCGTCGTATTTTAAGAGGTGAGACTCATTATCATTATTTGAGTCACAAGATTCAAAATGAAATGATACAACTTCTAGCAGCTGAGGTGAAAAGCTCGATAATTAGTAGAATTAAAGAAGCAAAATATTTTTCAGTCATACTAGATTGTACTCCAGATGCAAGTAATGATGAACAGATGTCTCTTGTTTTAAGATGTGTGAATGTTTCAGAAAGTCCAATATTTGTTGATGAGTATTTTCTAGGATTCATAAAAGTTCATGACACATCAGGGCTTGGTTTGCTTAATGAACTTTTAGATGCGTTGAATATTCTTGGACTTGATGTTGATAATATAAGAGGACAAGGATATGACAATGGATCTAATATGAGAGCAAAGAATAAAGGTGTACAAACTAGGCTACTTGAAATGAATCCTAGAGCATTTTACACTCCTTGTGCCTGTCATTCTCTAAATCTTTTACTTTCTGATATGGCTCATTGTTGTCCCAAGGTTGTATCTTTTTTTGGTGTGGTACAACGAATATACTCATTATTTTCAGCTTCTACAAAAAGATGGAAAGTATTTACAGATCATGTACCTGGTCTCACTGTTAAGCCATTATCAGAAACGCGTTGGGAAAGTCGTGTTGACAGTGTTAAAGCAATAAGATTCCAAGCTCCACAAATAAAAGAAGCTTTAGATTACTTGGCAGAGAGTAATGAAGATGCCAAAACAAGAAGTGGTGCTGAGACTTTAGCAACATATAATATTCATAATTTTGAGTTCTTGGTGAGCATGGTTATTTGGTATGATTTGTTGTTTGCTGTTAATATTGCTAGAAAGATCCTACAAAATGAAGATATGCAAATTGATGTTGCTATCAAAGAGTTAAAGATTCTACTTTCATTTCTTCAAAAGTATAGAGAAACTGGTTTTGAGAATGCTTTGACTAAAGCTACTGAGATTGCAAGTATGATGGAAGTTGAACCTGTGTTTATTGAAAAACGAAAAGTTTACAGGAAAAAGCAATTTGATGAAAGTGTCAATGAGGGGGTGACACAATTAGCAGCAGAGTCATTTAAAATTGACTATTTTCTTTGCATAATCGATCAAGCTATTTCATCATTTAAAACCAG GTTCGAACAATTTCAGAATTTTGAGGAGAATTTTGGACTATTGTTTGATTTTGAGAAATTAAAGTCTGCAGATGATGacactttgaggaatttttgtatcaatcttacaaacttaatGAAGCATGGTGAGATTTCAGACCTTGACAATGATGACCTATACCAAGAGTTATATATGTTGCGTCAAAGTCTACCAAAAGAAACCAAAAGAGCTATCGATGTGTTGAGCTATATAAAAGAAGTGGATGGTAGTTATCCAAATGCTTGGATTGCTTATAGGATTTTTCTAACTATTCCGGTCACCGTTGCCCATGCAGAACAGAGTTTTTCCAAATTGACATTGATCAAATCTTATCTCCGTTCAACCATGTCTCAAGAAAGATTAAGCGGTTTAGCTATGTTATCCATTGAAAATGATTTAGTTGCAAAACTTGATTATGcaaatttaattaatacttTTGCATCTAAAAATGCAAGACGCATAATATTTAAGTAA